From the genome of Gemmatimonadaceae bacterium:
CGTGAAGACGACGCTGGCAGAGTTCGAGGACGCCGCCCAGTGGGATCTCGATCTGCTCAAGCAGAACCTGATGATGCACTACCTCCTCTCGGTGCCCGAGCTGGAGGGCGATGATCGGCCGGCGAGTGAAGACGGGCTGGTCGCGGCGGCGCTCGCGGCCGTCAATACAGCGTTCGTGGCCAAGGAGGAGAGCCTCAACGCGGTCACGGACGAGGATGGGAAGGGCTTTGCCCCCCGATTGCTCTCGCTGGTCATGCTCAACGTCCTCGACGAGAAGTGGAAGGACCACCTCTACGACCTGGATCAGCTGCGCTCGGCCATCCACTACCGCTCGTGGGGCCAAAAGGACCCGCTGATCGAGTACAAGCAGGAAGCGTACACGATGTTCGTGGACCTCATGTCGGACATCCACCATACCTTCACTGAACGTTTCCTGCGGGCGCAGTTGATCTTCAATCCGGCCGAGTTCGCGCGGGGCGGCCCGGCGGCGCAACCCGAGCCCGAAGCGCCGCAGCGGCCGACGAGGCGCTACAACGCGCTTGGCATTCTCGAAGACATCGTGGAAGAGGAGCCCGCCACTCCTGCAGGGTCCAACGGTGAGGCAGCCGCGACGGACGACGCCGCGCCTGACCAGGCAGTCCCGGCGCCGGTGCGGGCGTCCAACCCGACCGTGGTTGGCGCGGGGCGGGCGCGCACGCTCAATGAGATGGCGGGCGGAGCCCGCGCCGGAGGCTCGGCGGACTTCTCCAACGTAGGCCGCAATGACGTGTGCCCGTGTGGGTCCGGCAAGAAGTTCAAGAAGTGCCACGGGGCCGGCGCGTAGTCTTCGCCGGGCGCGAGCTTTCGCTCCCGGCTGCAAGGATCCGGTACGCGCATCGGCTCTGAGCGTCGTTATGCTCCGGCGAGAAACGCCAGGAGACTGCGATGCGCAAGAAGCAGGATGACAAGACGTTAGGTGTCGGTACCTCCCGCCGAATCTCAGGGGTGCGGGAGTTGCCACCCAGCGAACGCCCCCGCGAACGGCTCGAGTCCCACGGGGCGTCGCGGCTGAGTACCATCGAGCTGCTGGCCATCATCCTGGGTGCGGGCTCCCGTCAGCACTCGTCGTTGTCGGTGGCCCAGGCGGCCCTGGTGGCGCGTGGTGGCTCGCTTCGGCGTATCGCGTCGGAGCCGGTGGCGGCGCTTCGCACCACGTCGGGCATCGGACGTGCACGGGCCGTCGCGATCCACGCGGCGCTCGAGCTCGGCAGGCGGATGATCCAGGAGACGCGACAGGAGGGCATCCTGGTGCGTTCTCCACATGACGTGTACCGCGTGTTCGGGACGCGGCTCGAGGATCTTCCGGTCGAGGAGTTTCACGTGGCGGTGCTCGATTCCCAGCATCGGCTCCAGCGAGACATTCTGGTCACCCGGGGTATCCTGAACTCATCGCTGGTGCACCCGCGGGAGGTCTTCCGAGAGGCGATCTCGGAGCGCGCGGCGTCGGTCGTTCTGGTGCACAACCACCCCTCGGGCGACCCGAACCCCAGTCTCGACGATCGGCTGGTGACCGACCAGATGGTCGCGGCCGGTGAGATCGTGGGGATCGAGGTCCGCGATCACATCGTCGTCGGGCGTGGCCGCTACGTTAGTTTCGTGGAATCGGGGCTCATGCCTGGTGACCGCAAGCGCCCCTCGTGAGGTCCGTGATAGCATCGTGACGTCGACGCTGCCTCCCAAACCTTCGCTGAGCTGGTGGCCGCCCGGGGAACCCATCCCGGAGCGGCTGGACACGGACTTGCTGGGCCGTGCCTACGAGTTCAGCGTGCGCGCGCACGCGGGGCAGTTTCGCAAGAACGGAGACCCCTTCGTCACGCACTGCGTCGAGGTCGCCAAGATCCTCGCCGACCTGCAGCTCGACTCGGCGACCGTGGCGAGCGGCCTGATCCACGATGTCATCGAGGACACCGAGGTCACGCGCGAGCAGCTCGAACAGGTCTTCGGAAAGGAGATCGCGCAGATCGTCGATGGTCTGACAAAGATCGGGCACCTGCCGATGAACTCGACCGAGAACCGCCAGGTCGAGAACTATCGCAAGCTGCTCGTCTCGATCGCGAAGGACGCGCGCGTGATCATCATCAAGCTGGCGGACCGCCTGCACAACATGCGGACGCTGGACTGGCTCCCGGAGAACAAGCGAGAGCGGATCGCGCAGGAGACGATGGACCTCTACGCCCCACTCGCCCACCGCTTCGGGATGGCGAAGATGAAGTGGGAGTTGGAGGACCTCGCGTTCAAGTATCTCGAGCCGGATGCGTATCGGACGCTGGCGAAGCTGGTGCAGGCCAAACGCGGGGAGCGCGAGGCGCTGATCAAGGGTCTGCGCGAGCCACTGGAGCGCACGCTGACAGCATCAGGCATCAAGGACGTGGAGGTCACCGGTCGCCCGAAGCATCTGTGGTCGATCCACAAGAAGATGCTCAAGCGCCAGCGACCCTACGAGGAGATCTTCGACCTGCTCGCGATCCGCGTCCTCGTGAACACCGTCCCGGACTGCTACCACGCCCTCGGCGTCATCCACGATGGGTGGACGCCGGTCCAGGAGCGCATCAAGGACTACATCGCGCAGCCAAAGTCCAACGGCTATCAGTCGCTGCACACGACGATTTTTGGGCCGGGGCGTCAGCTCTACGAGGTGCAGATACGCACGCGCGAGATGCACCGCACGGCGGATTTCGGCATTGCCGCGCACTGGCGCTACCACGAGTCGTCCAAGGGCACCGACGAGCTGGACCGACACCTCTCGTGGTTCCGGCAGGTACTCGAACTGCAACTCGACGCCAAGGATCCGGCGGAGTTCCTCGAGTTCCTCAAGCTCGACCTCTATCAGGACGAGATCTTCGTCTTCACGCCGACCGGAGACGTGATCCAGTTGCCGCGGGGCGCGACGCCGATCGACTTCGCGTTTGCGGTGCACACCGAGGTCGGGCTGCACTGCAACGGTGCCAAGGTGAACGGCAAGATCGCCACGCTGTCGCGGGAGCTGAAGAACTCGGAGACGGTGGAGATCCTCACGTCGCCCAACGCCCGGCCGAGTCGGGATTGGCTGGCGCACGTGCGGACGGGGCGCGCGAGGCACAAGATCCGGCAGTGGTTGCGCCAGGAAGAAGAGCAGTCGTCGGCCAAGATCGGGCAGGAGATGCTCGACCGTGAAGTTCGGCGTCGCCGACTTGCCAAGCCCGATGATTCGCGCCTCGAGGCGGCCGCCGAGAGGCTCGGCCTGAACGATGGTCATCACGTGATCGCGTCGCTGGGGCAGGGAGACCTGAACCCCACGCAGGTGCTCAAGGCACTGTATCCGGAGCTGGAGAATCCGGAGCATGCACCGCGCCCCACGGCGATCGAACGCTTCGTCGATCGGATGCGCGGCACGGGAAAGGGCATCCGCATCCAGGGGGCCGATGGCCTCATGGTGCGCTACGCCCAGTGCTGCCAGCCCGTGCCGGGCGACCGAGTCGTCGGATACGTGACGCGTGGTCGTGGCGTGAGCATCCATCGCGGCGACTGCCCCAACCTGCTCATGCTGGTGCACGAACCCGAGCGACGCCTCGAGATCGACTGGCAGGAGCAGCCGGGCGAGCGGTTCATGGTTCGCCTCGCGCTCGAAGGATTCGATCGGCGCGGACTCTACGCGGACGTGGCGGCGGCAGTGAGTTCAACGGGCACGGACATCAAGAGCATGGACCTGACGACCGTCGATGCGCGCGTGACCGGAGCGGCGGTGGTGGAGGTGGAGAACCTCGGCCACCTTCAGAAGATCATGAAGGCGGTGCGGCGGGTGAAGGGCATCCATGACGTGCAGCGCAGGGAGCGGATCGGCGCCGACTGATCCGCTCGCGGGCGATGCCTACACCGCCGGTGCCGGACCGTCGGGAGCTGACCAGACCGAGCCTCCCGATGCGAGCACGGCGGCGACGATGCGCTCGCAGCGCGCACCATCGAAGGCGAAGACGTCGCCCAGGGCCACGTCCATGTCCTGCGCCAGCCATTCACGCAGCTGGCTGCGCGCGCGGAAATGACGCGTGCGCACCGTGGCCTCGGCGATGCCGAGCGACTGCGCGACCTCTTCCACGCTCAACTCCTCGATCGCGCGAAGCACGAAGACCGTGCGGAACGCCTCCGGAAGCTGGTCGATACGCGACTCCATGAGGTGCCGCGCTTGCGCGCGAAGCACCGCGTACTCGGGTCCTCGATGGGGGGCGTCGGTCAGGGCTGCCTGCACGTGTGGCTCGGGTGAGTGCATGG
Proteins encoded in this window:
- the radC gene encoding DNA repair protein RadC, whose product is MRKKQDDKTLGVGTSRRISGVRELPPSERPRERLESHGASRLSTIELLAIILGAGSRQHSSLSVAQAALVARGGSLRRIASEPVAALRTTSGIGRARAVAIHAALELGRRMIQETRQEGILVRSPHDVYRVFGTRLEDLPVEEFHVAVLDSQHRLQRDILVTRGILNSSLVHPREVFREAISERAASVVLVHNHPSGDPNPSLDDRLVTDQMVAAGEIVGIEVRDHIVVGRGRYVSFVESGLMPGDRKRPS
- a CDS encoding bifunctional (p)ppGpp synthetase/guanosine-3',5'-bis(diphosphate) 3'-pyrophosphohydrolase, with protein sequence MTSTLPPKPSLSWWPPGEPIPERLDTDLLGRAYEFSVRAHAGQFRKNGDPFVTHCVEVAKILADLQLDSATVASGLIHDVIEDTEVTREQLEQVFGKEIAQIVDGLTKIGHLPMNSTENRQVENYRKLLVSIAKDARVIIIKLADRLHNMRTLDWLPENKRERIAQETMDLYAPLAHRFGMAKMKWELEDLAFKYLEPDAYRTLAKLVQAKRGEREALIKGLREPLERTLTASGIKDVEVTGRPKHLWSIHKKMLKRQRPYEEIFDLLAIRVLVNTVPDCYHALGVIHDGWTPVQERIKDYIAQPKSNGYQSLHTTIFGPGRQLYEVQIRTREMHRTADFGIAAHWRYHESSKGTDELDRHLSWFRQVLELQLDAKDPAEFLEFLKLDLYQDEIFVFTPTGDVIQLPRGATPIDFAFAVHTEVGLHCNGAKVNGKIATLSRELKNSETVEILTSPNARPSRDWLAHVRTGRARHKIRQWLRQEEEQSSAKIGQEMLDREVRRRRLAKPDDSRLEAAAERLGLNDGHHVIASLGQGDLNPTQVLKALYPELENPEHAPRPTAIERFVDRMRGTGKGIRIQGADGLMVRYAQCCQPVPGDRVVGYVTRGRGVSIHRGDCPNLLMLVHEPERRLEIDWQEQPGERFMVRLALEGFDRRGLYADVAAAVSSTGTDIKSMDLTTVDARVTGAAVVEVENLGHLQKIMKAVRRVKGIHDVQRRERIGAD
- a CDS encoding RNA polymerase sigma factor, which encodes MPSSTHRTIAHDPDADDEAALVARAVNGEGAAFEVIMRRHNQLLFRTARSIVRNDTEAEDVLQEAYLHAWRGLRAYRAESRLATWLVRIVTNEALGRLRRKHLNLVPLDAAMHSPEPHVQAALTDAPHRGPEYAVLRAQARHLMESRIDQLPEAFRTVFVLRAIEELSVEEVAQSLGIAEATVRTRHFRARSQLREWLAQDMDVALGDVFAFDGARCERIVAAVLASGGSVWSAPDGPAPAV